From the genome of Mixophyes fleayi isolate aMixFle1 chromosome 2, aMixFle1.hap1, whole genome shotgun sequence, one region includes:
- the LOC142140381 gene encoding speedy protein 1-A-like: protein MDRRRKTTEDNLNSAKKRKLYVDQREPRTADPSPSLGQVEKAAFYKLLEHPTIYSFLTMDSCLRMSDKYLLSMVLVYFRRAGLSVREYTCVNFYSALLLANKMEEEEPWYRTIYSYAAQLIPFQMFLKNTEAMWVRMQLQTLVTLEQCEEVMRAEHHWAWQRKRKDHHGGAIRNYARKPCHLCNPPQPFYLPFAYPRVTLYYINIPTFFWNPN from the exons ATGGACAGGAG AAGAAAGACAACAGAAGACAACCTGAACTCTGCAAAGAAAAGGAAACTATATGTAGACCAGAGAGAACCTCGCACTGCTGACCCTTCTCCTAGCCTGGGACAAGTGGAGAAAGCGGCATTTTACAAATTGCTGG AGCACCCTACCATCTACAGCTTTCTGACAATGGATTCGTGCCTGAGAATGTCAGACAAG TACTTACTATCAATGGTGTTGGTGTACTTCCGGAGAGCCGGCCTATCTGTGAGGGAATACACCTGTGTCAATTTTTACTCCGCACT gttgcttgcaaataaaatggaAGAAGAAGAACCATGGTACCGCACAATCTATTCCTATGCTGCACAACTTATACCATTCCAGATGTTCCTGAAGAATACCGAAGCCATGTGGGTCAGAATGCAGCTCCAAACACTTGTGACTCTGGAGCAatgtgaagag gTGATGAGAGCTGAACACCACTGGGCTTGGCAAAGGAAACGTAAAGACCATCATGGCGGAGCCATAAGGAATTATGCCAGAAAACCTTGTCACCTCTGTAACCCGCCTCAGCCCTTCTATTTACCTTTTGCCTACCCTAGAgtaacactttattacattaacaTACCAACATTTTTCTGGAATCCCAATTAA